The sequence below is a genomic window from Tachysurus vachellii isolate PV-2020 chromosome 2, HZAU_Pvac_v1, whole genome shotgun sequence.
gcgtgtgattgcgtgagtgaatgagagtgtgtgtgtgccctgcgatgggttggcactccgtccagggtgtatcctgccttgatgcccgatgacgcctgagataggcacaggctccccgtgacccgaggtagttcggataagcggtagaagatgaatgaatgaatgaacggcAGAACAAGAGAACTGAATCTCAAGAGAAAATGGGTCATACACTAAGACAACGACCACAAGCTCCTAAGTCTGTCtattaaagaatgaataaagAGGAACAAACATAATGTTTTGGAATGGCTAAGTCAGTGTCCTGACCTTAATCCAAAAGACATGTTGtggaaggacctgaagcaagcagttAATGTGAAGACACCCACTAAAAACCCAGTCGTTAAACTCTTAAACTCCATGGAAACTTTACTTTTACCAGTTATTGGTGCAAAAGGAGGTCACCACAGATACTGAAAtcaaaggttcacatacttttgccagtcacagatatgtaatgctgaatcatttttctcaataattaaatgaagaagtaTAATATTTTCAGCTCGTTTGTTTATTTGAGTTTATATTTCCATGTTATATAGAaattttgaaataattaaaaatctttCAAGCGAAGctctctctatacacacacacacacacacacacacacacacacacacacacaaacatatatatatatatatatacatatatatatacatatatatatatatatatatatatatatatacatatatatatacatacacacacatacataccttttatttttctttcaatattttactgtagagatttttaagtttttaaagattttaagcttgtatttaaaatgtttgttttttgaataataaaatacaaagcaaatcatacaatgaatacaaaaaggaaatttattattttataaaaaatctttcatgttttatattttaaaatgtatttaaaatctttttatacAAGTGTGTTTCCATTTCTTAATGCCACtattgttaagaaaaaaaatggatatgTTTAATCACTTAATGGCCAGTAATAAACCTATAAGTACAGTATGAAAATCAGTAATTACAGTAACTGAATGTTGTCTGTTGATTTGTTTCAGGAGCAGCTCAAAACTGCACTGAAGCCCCTACTGGAGAAGCTGAAGAACATTAAAGACTGTAAACTGAACTGGAGTCAGACTGCAAAACATATAAAGGTTACAATCAGTAACATGGGTTTGAGATTATAAATGTGTTCAACATAATTTCACAGGTTTAATTAACTTCCACTTCACTACAGAGTCAAGCCCAACACACAGAGCATCAGATTAAGGAGCAGTTTGAGAAGCTTCACCAGTTTCTACAAGATGAAGAGGCAGTCAGGATCGCTGCActgaaagaggaagaggaacagaagagtcagatgatgaaggaaaagattgagaagctgagcagAGACATATCATCTCTTTCAGACACAATCAGAGCCATAGAAGAGGAGATGAGTGCTGGAGACATCCCGTTCTTAAAAGTAAGGATCATTTAGTCAGTATTTATACTGTGAGAAAGTAACAGTAACAAGTAACCATCATCAGAAACGTCACATTTCAGTGGTGTAAAAACATAAATCATATTCACTGATATGtgctttgttgttttccagaactacaaggACACAGTGAAAAGGTGAGTGATTTGGTTCCTGTGTTTctgcttctctgtgtttctgaatcCAAAGCCACAGCATCACTGACTCCTGAATGTTTTTGCAGAGCCCAGTGCACCCTGCAGCATCCAGAGGAGCTTTCAGGAGCACTGATCCATGTGGCAAAACATTTGGCCAACCTGAAGTTCAGAGTCTGGGAGAAGATGCAGGACTCTGTCCAATACAGTAAGAGTCTTTCTTTTGTCTCCCGTTtggtgtttgtttgattttaaacATGAACAGACAACATCAGGTTACAAATATACTCAACATGCAAAAATTTGGGTATAGGACAACACATACAAAAaagtgcctctgtgtgtgtgtgtgtgtgtgtgtgtgtgtgtgtgtgtgttctcagctCCTATAACTCTGGACACCAACACTGCTCATCCTAAACTCATTGTATCTGATGATCTGACCCATGTGAGATGCAGTGATGGGAGACAAGAGCTTCCTGAtaatccagagagatttgatgGATTACAATGTATCCTCGGCTCTGAGGGCTTTAACTCAGGCACACACTGCTGGGATGTTCAAGTTGGAGACTGCACACTGTGGATAGTGGGTGTGATGACAGAATCTgctcagagaaagaaagatatattGAACAGAAGAGGAATGTGGTATGTGGTGTTTAAGATCAGTGAGTATAGAGCACGTTCTACACCACAACCGTCCACACCCCTCTCAATAGCACAGAAAATCCAGAGGATCAGAGTGCACCTGGACTGGGATGAAGGGACTGTGTCATTCTCTGACCCTCTGACTAATACACACCtatgtacattcacacacagatttactGAGAAATTGCTGCCACTTCTATCTACTGCGTGTTTAATGTCTCCCTTAAAAATCCTCCCATTTAAATGCAATGTATGAGTGAAGTGTTAGAGCTGCATCagagtaaaatatttaaatccaaattggaggaagggtttaggaattacagctcttgagagTAGCTACCCCCCCTTTttcaagggaccaaaagtaattggacaaaaGCTGTTTCATGGACAGTTGTAGGCtatttcttcattattttgTCATCAATTAAGCACGTAAAATGTCTGAAGTTGATTCCAAGTGTGGTATTTGcacttggaatctgttgctgtgaacCTACATCATGCGTTCAAAGGAGCCGTCCATGCAAGTCAAACAGGCCATCATtaggctttaaaaacaaaacaaatccatcagagagCTAGCAGGAACATTAGGAGTGGCCAGATCAACAGTGTGGaacattctgagaaaaaaaagaatgcaataGTGAGCTAAACCCATTCACAACATTCAGCCAAGTGAAGGACACTCTCCAGGAGGTAGGCGTGTCATTGTCAAAGTCTGCAATCAAGAGATGACTTCACAAGAGCAAATACAGAGGGTTCACCACAAGGTGCAAACCATTCATAAGCCTCAAGAGCCTTCTAAAAAAGCCTGACCAGTTCTAGAAAAGCATCCTTTGGACAGATGAAACTAAGATCAACCTTGAAGGCTTGGAACAGCTCGTGATTCAAAGCATACGTCATCTGTAAAACATAGTGGAGGCAGTGTAATGGCATGGGCATGCATGGCTTCTAGTGGCACTAGGTCACTGGTGTTTACTGATGAtgtgacagaagacagaagcagtcggatgaattctgaagtgtataGGAATATACTGTCTGCCCAGATTAAGCCAAATGCAGCAAAGCTGATTGGATGGCATTTCACAGTACAgatggacaatgatccaaaacacactgcaaaagcaacccaggagttttttaaggaaaagaaatggaatattcttcaatggccaagtcaatcacctgatCTCAAACCGATTGAacatgcatttcacttgctgaaggcACAACTAAAGACAGCTGAAGTTAAGACCTGGCAAAGCATTAGAAAGGAGGAAACCTAGTCTCTGGTGATGTCATTGCCTGCAAAggattttcaacaaaatatttaaaaagaacattttatttatgattatattcatttgtcCAATTACATTTGAGCACCTGAAAATGGGGGGACTGTACATAAAAATGTTTGCAGTTCCTGAACCTTTtacttgatatttttgtttaaccgcttgaattaaagctgaacgTCTGCTCTtcaaatgcatttgttttttttttttcattttcgtTTTATTCTGGTGGCATACATAGCCaaaggtaaatgtaaatgaaaattgtgcccaaatatatatggacctgactgtgtgtgtgtgtgtgtgtgtgtgtgtgtgtgtgtatatatatatgtgtgtatatatatatatacacatatatatatatattagtgctGGGCAACGATTAAATATTGCAGCATGCCCAAAATTCAATAATGAAATCAAAAGTAGTGTATTGCataattttattctttcaaaGTACTGCTGTATGAACAAAGGTGCAATAACATTTGGTTTGTCaaaactttaaacaaataaagtgctTTTTTACAGCAGTTAAAAGTAAGTAGCAGTTAACACTTCTTGTAAATAacttaaacattaatgtaatcaaattaaatataacattaacgtataaataaaacattaatgttttattaaataaaacattaatgtttgtttagtttgtaaaaaaaaaaataaaaaagaattatgtCCAGAACCTCGATCATAAGATTATAACTGGCCCCTTCCGAGCAACAACATCAATCTCCTTTAAGAGACTGAGAATctcagtccaaaaaaaaaaaagaaaactttcagTGATGCAGGTTGAGTGGACAAAATTAACTGCATGTATCCATTCTTCCAACTTTACATTTAAGTGATACTTCAGACTCGAAGTACTCCGATGACAATTCAGCTTTGCAGTGGTTACAAATAGCTTTAGTTCTATCAACTCCACTGTGTGgaagaggtttaaaataaaaatgtccatttaagatttcggtacctttttccatttctgtttTGCGCTGTAGCTCTCTTAGGCACACAACAAATGCTTTCATTGGTTGAGACTCGTGATGACGCTCATCCCAAGCAGCCAGTAGCCTACTGATAAACATCCCACCCCTCCTGTGACCCATGGTTTGTGTTGTATTCGGTTgtattattacagtctatttGTATTCAAACGCAGTGAGCAACggactttcaaaataaaaagtacgTTAACGCGCGATAAACTAATTGTCGgcgttaattaattaatgcattaaCGCGATAAAAACGCGTTAACTTGCCTTGcccagtatatatacacacactcactatccactttattaggtacacctgtccaactgctcgttaacgcaaatttctaatcagccaatcacatggcagcaactcaatgcatttaggcatgtagacatggtcaagacgatctgctgcagttcaaaccgagcgtcagaatggggaagaaaggtgatttaagtgactttgaacgtggcatggttgttggtgccagacgggctggtctgagtatttcagaaactgctgatccactgggattttcacacacaaccatctctagggtttacagagaatggtccgaaaaagagaaaatatccagtgagcggcagttctgtgggcgcaaatgccttgttgatgccagaggtcagaggagaatggccaggcTGGGTCGAGCTAATAGAAAGGCAacggtaactcaaataaccactcgttacaaccgaggtatgcagaagagcatctctgaacacacaacgtcgaaccttgaggcggatgggctacagcagcagaagaccacaccggtactagtaaggtgtacctaataaagtggccggtgagtgtgtgtgtgtgtgtgtgtgtgtgtatatatgtatgtatgtatatatatatatatatatacatacatacatatatatatatatatatatatatatatatatatatatacacacaatataaatacaatttttatttttgtctcacACAGGTCTGCAATGTTGCTTACCTTTAAtctaacaacaaaaataacatacataaatatCTTATGTGTcaggggccacggtggcttagtggttagcacgtttgcctcacacctccagggttgggggttcgagtccctctccgccttgtgtgtgtggagtttgcatgttctctccgtgcctcgggggtttcctctgtgtactccggtttcctcccccagtccaaagacatgcatggtaggttgattgaggttgaatgagagtatgtgtgccctgcgatgggttggcactctgtccagggtgtatcctgccttgatgcctgatgacgcctgagataggcacaggctccccgtgacccaagaatagttcggataagcggtagaaaatgaatgaatgaatgaatcttatGTGTCATTTCCAAAAGTTATTTATTGCTTGTGTTTATCAGATTTTGTTGCCACATGCccataggtgtgtgtgagtgtctctgatATAAAGTGGTTCCTGAGAATAAGAATATGAATGACCAATTAAACGAGCAGTTAGTTTAACACCcctaacatactgtatgaacacacacctgagcagTGGCAGACTGTGAAAGCAGGTGGTGGCTGTGGATTGGTTATACATCACTTATGGGAAGAAGGTATCAAGTCATCATCCAATATTTTTGGTAGTATTAAAGTGAACTTAATATAAACTTAattactgtgtaaaaaaaatttcagatGTTTTGCTGACAGAATTCACTTTATCTTTAGGGAactttgtactttatttatagAATAATATTGACAAACACTACACTCAGCCAAATCTT
It includes:
- the LOC132841034 gene encoding zinc-binding protein A33-like; translation: MASNFTEEDFSCPVCCDIFKDPVLLHCSHSVCKVCLEKFWEVKQARECPVCRKRSFMKDPPLNLALKNLCESFLQERRQQGSSVSETICSLHNEKLKLFCLDDQQLVCLVCRDSRKHSDHKFCPIDEAATDFKEQLKTALKPLLEKLKNIKDCKLNWSQTAKHIKSQAQHTEHQIKEQFEKLHQFLQDEEAVRIAALKEEEEQKSQMMKEKIEKLSRDISSLSDTIRAIEEEMSAGDIPFLKNYKDTVKRAQCTLQHPEELSGALIHVAKHLANLKFRVWEKMQDSVQYTPITLDTNTAHPKLIVSDDLTHVRCSDGRQELPDNPERFDGLQCILGSEGFNSGTHCWDVQVGDCTLWIVGVMTESAQRKKDILNRRGMWYVVFKISEYRARSTPQPSTPLSIAQKIQRIRVHLDWDEGTVSFSDPLTNTHLCTFTHRFTEKLLPLLSTACLMSPLKILPFKCNV